GCTTTCATCTTTCTGGAGAAAAAAAACAGCCTCCCCGAACGGGAGGCCGGATAACAAAGGGCAGGAGTTGCGGCGCGCCGCCGCACTGGGCGGCGCTAGGAACCAAGCGCCTTTTCGATCGTCCGCCGGATGAAGACGGGCGTCACCTGGCGGCGGTACGCATCGCTCGCCCGGATGTCGGTCAGGGGCTCCAGATCGTCCAGCGACCGGGCCAGGACGCCGTCAATCGCCTCACGGGTCAGCTCCTTGCCCTTGAGGCCCGCCTCCGCCGCCGTGACGCGCCGGAAGACGGCCTCCACCCCGCCGAGGCCGATGCGGGCCTCCCGGCAGGTTTTGCCGTCCGCCTCGAGCGAGACCGCCACCGAGATCGAAATGCACGGCTTGTCTTCCTTCGAGCGGGTGGTGAAGCGCGTGTAGGCCGTGCGGAAGCCCTGCGGGAGGGGATCGATCTCGATCTCGGTCAGCAGTTCATCCGGCGCGAGGGCACACTCATAGTAGTCCGTCCAGAACTCGCCCGCCGGGATCACGCGCTCGCTGCCATCCGCCTTTTTGGCCTTCATCCGCGCCTCGAGGACGAGGAGCGCCGCCGGGGGATCGGAGGCGGGCTCGGCGAAACAGAGATTCCCGCCGATCGTGCCCGCGTTGCGGATGCGGATGGTCGCCACGTTGTGGAACACTTCGGACAGCAGGGGAAAGCGCTCCCGGATGAGCGGAGAGGTCTCGATGTCGCGGTGTACCGTCCGCGCGCCGATGCGGACGCCGCCGTTTTTCGTCCCCTCGATGAAAGAAAGCTCCGCCACCCCATAGATGTCGATCAGATTTTCCGGTTCGAAAATCTTGGATTTCATCAGAATCGAAAGGGCCACGCCGCCCGCATACACTTTCCCCGCATCCCCGTGCGCCTGAATGGCGGCGAGCGTCTCATCCACACTGTTCACAGCCACATAATGAAAAGCCAAGGCTCATCTCCTCAAGTCGTTTCCGGAATCCCGCCCCCTGCGCGGAAAACATTCTTGACCGGCATCAATTTCCGCTTGCCGCCTTCTCCCGCAAGGCGTTGAGAATCTTCTCCGGCGTGATCGGCAGCGTCGTGATGCGCACGCCGACCGCATCGTAGACGGCGTTGGAGATTGCCGCCGAGGTCCCCAGCTGGGCCATCTCTCCCAACCCCTTGGCGCCATAGGGTCCGGTCGGATTCTCGGTTTCCACGAGAACCGTCTCCAGAACGGGAACATCCTGGGTGGTCATCAGTTTATAGTCGAGCCAATTGGGATTGACCGGCTGGCCGTCCTCGACCTGGAAATCCTCGCTCAAGGCGTAGCCCACGCCCATCAGCGCGCCGCCCTCGATCTGACCGACCGCACCCGCCGGGTTGACCACCGTCCCCACATCGTTGGCCGAAATGATACGGAGCACCTCAACAGCCCCCGTCTCCGTGTCCACCTCCACCTCGGCCACCTTGGCGCCGAAGGCATAGGCAGCCGACCAGTTGCCGTAGCCCGTGACCGGGTCCGGGGATTCGCTGGGGGAATCGTAGCTGGCCGCCGTGTAGACCGCCTCGCTCCCCTGCCTGTCGTAAATTTTCATGTAGGCCTGGGTGTGGGTGATCTCGCGATCGGGGGCGCTTTTGACGAAGATCTTCCCCTGCCGGGCGTCCAGATCGTTCGGGTCGCATTCGAGAATCTCCGCGGCGCCCTTGAAGAGCATATCGCGCGCCTTCAGCGCGGCGAGCCGGGTCGCCATGCCGTCAATCGTCGTCGTCCGGCTTCCCCGGACGCCCCACCCATAGGGGTTCACCGCGGTGTCGCCGTTGATGATCCGCACATCCTCGACGCGCACCCCCAGCGTCTCGGCGCAGATCTGCGAAAGGGTGGTGTTCGAGCCGTTGCCCATCTCGATGGTCCCGGAGAGCACCTGAACGGTGCCGTCCTTGTTCATCTTGATGAAGGCGCCGGCCGTCTCGGGGCCCATTGCGCGCGCGCCGGTGAAGTGGACGGCGGCGCTCAACCCGTAGCCGCGCTTTTTGCCGTCGGCGGAGGGGCGCTTCTCCTTCCAGGGGACGCGCTTCACCGCCTCCTGGACACACTGGGAGACGCCGCAGCTCGTGATCTTGGCGCCGATGATCGTGGTGGTCCCCTTCTTGACGAAATTCTTGAGGCGGAACTCGGCCGGGTCCATGCCGATCTCATGGGCATGTTTGTCCATCGCGATCTCGGTCCCGAAGCCGTAGCCGCCGTTTCCGACCCCGCGCATGGCGCCGCCGGGGGGGACGTTGGTGAAAACGACATCCGCATGGTGGCGGTAGGCCTTGAAGTTATAGAGACTCCCGCCCATGTGCGCCGTGATGGCGCCCACGACCGGGCCGTAGTCGGAGTAGCCGCCGTTCTCGACCACCATCTTGACCTCACGGGCCAGGATGATGCCGTCTTTGTCGGTCGCGATCCGGGTGGCGTGGAACTGTTTCGTGCGGTGCGTGCCGAGGAGAAACTCCTCCTGGCGATCGTAGTAGAACTTCACCGGGCGCCCGAGTTTTTTCGCCGCGATGATCGAGAGGAAGTCGATGTTGAACTTGCTGGTCGCCTTTCCCCCGAAACCGCCCCCGATATAGTGGGTGATGACGCGGATGTTCGCCTCAGGGATCTTCAGGACCTTGGAGAAATACTGGCTGGAAAGGCTGGGGCACTGGGTGGAGTTGTAGACCGTCAGATAGCCGTCCGGGGACCATTCGGCGATGGAGACGTGCGTCTCAAAGCAGCAATGCGCCTGCCGGGAGGAGGCGGTGCTGAGCTCGCTCACGTGGTGCGCTTCAGCGAACATCTTGTCCACGTCGCCGAACTCCATGTGCTTCGTGGAAGCGATGTTGTTCGGCCGGTAGTCGTGAATGACGGGAGCGCCTTCCTTCATGGCTTCGAAGGGATCGAAGACGGCCGGAAGCTCCTCGTAGTCCACATCGATCAGCTCGAGCGCCTCGATGGCGATATCTTCGGAAGTCGCCACCACGGCCGCGACCGTGTCTCCCACGAAACGGGCCTTCTTCGCCAGCGGCGTCTGGTCGTAGCAGCCGGGAACGACGCCCCATACCACGTCATCGGGGATATCGTCCGGCGTCATCACCAGCTTGACCCCGGGGAGTTTTTTGG
This genomic interval from bacterium contains the following:
- a CDS encoding xanthine dehydrogenase family protein subunit M, with translation MAFHYVAVNSVDETLAAIQAHGDAGKVYAGGVALSILMKSKIFEPENLIDIYGVAELSFIEGTKNGGVRIGARTVHRDIETSPLIRERFPLLSEVFHNVATIRIRNAGTIGGNLCFAEPASDPPAALLVLEARMKAKKADGSERVIPAGEFWTDYYECALAPDELLTEIEIDPLPQGFRTAYTRFTTRSKEDKPCISISVAVSLEADGKTCREARIGLGGVEAVFRRVTAAEAGLKGKELTREAIDGVLARSLDDLEPLTDIRASDAYRRQVTPVFIRRTIEKALGS
- a CDS encoding xanthine dehydrogenase family protein molybdopterin-binding subunit; the protein is MSSLVYVGKSVPRVDAPEKVTGRAMYTLDLLLPKMLYGKLLGSPLPHARVRSIDASRAKKLPGVKLVMTPDDIPDDVVWGVVPGCYDQTPLAKKARFVGDTVAAVVATSEDIAIEALELIDVDYEELPAVFDPFEAMKEGAPVIHDYRPNNIASTKHMEFGDVDKMFAEAHHVSELSTASSRQAHCCFETHVSIAEWSPDGYLTVYNSTQCPSLSSQYFSKVLKIPEANIRVITHYIGGGFGGKATSKFNIDFLSIIAAKKLGRPVKFYYDRQEEFLLGTHRTKQFHATRIATDKDGIILAREVKMVVENGGYSDYGPVVGAITAHMGGSLYNFKAYRHHADVVFTNVPPGGAMRGVGNGGYGFGTEIAMDKHAHEIGMDPAEFRLKNFVKKGTTTIIGAKITSCGVSQCVQEAVKRVPWKEKRPSADGKKRGYGLSAAVHFTGARAMGPETAGAFIKMNKDGTVQVLSGTIEMGNGSNTTLSQICAETLGVRVEDVRIINGDTAVNPYGWGVRGSRTTTIDGMATRLAALKARDMLFKGAAEILECDPNDLDARQGKIFVKSAPDREITHTQAYMKIYDRQGSEAVYTAASYDSPSESPDPVTGYGNWSAAYAFGAKVAEVEVDTETGAVEVLRIISANDVGTVVNPAGAVGQIEGGALMGVGYALSEDFQVEDGQPVNPNWLDYKLMTTQDVPVLETVLVETENPTGPYGAKGLGEMAQLGTSAAISNAVYDAVGVRITTLPITPEKILNALREKAASGN